A region of Dioscorea cayenensis subsp. rotundata cultivar TDr96_F1 chromosome 5, TDr96_F1_v2_PseudoChromosome.rev07_lg8_w22 25.fasta, whole genome shotgun sequence DNA encodes the following proteins:
- the LOC120260552 gene encoding dynein light chain 2, cytoplasmic has product MLEGKAVIGETDMLQTMQQNAVKLASRALDEFDVTDSTEIARFIKKEFDRLYGPGWQCIVGRDFGSFVTHCRGCFIHFSVGGSLAILLFKGAATAEPESSGLLIPVESM; this is encoded by the exons ATGCTGGAAGGGAAGGCAGTGATTGGTGAGACAGACATGCTGCAGACCATGCAGCAGAATGCTGTGAAGCTTGCCAGCAGAGCTCTTGATGAGTTTGACGTTACTGATTCCACTGAAATAGCGCGCTTCATTAAGAAG GAGTTTGATAGGTTATATGGGCCAGGATGGCAGTGTATTGTGGGAAGAGACTTTGGCTCGTTTGTGACGCATTGTAGAGGTTGTTTCATCCACTTTTCAGTCGGTGGTAGCCTCGCTATCTTGCTCTTCAAAGGCGCTGCAACGGCTGAGCCTGAATCTTCTGGCCTTCTCATTCCAGTTGAATCCATGTAG
- the LOC120260551 gene encoding external alternative NAD(P)H-ubiquinone oxidoreductase B2, mitochondrial-like yields the protein MPLSAFLFQRALQASQRIPNHSHLLFLFAVSSGGFVTYADAKSENDHKLPQASTKKKIVVLGTGWAGTSFLKNLNTYLYDVQVVSPRNYFTFTPLLPSVTCGMVEARSIVEPIRRIICKKKGKVTFWDAECLKIDPFNKKIYCNPCAGSNVEGGGEFIVDYDYLVIAVGARVNTFNIPGVLEHCHFLKEIEDARDIRKNVMHCFERASLPNLNDEERQKDLHFVVIGGGPTGVEFAAQLHDFITEDLAGLYPQVKHLVKISLVEAGEHILTMFDKRITEFAEKKFRRDGIEVKTGFQVVNVSDKTITMTSKSSGEASVPYGMAVWSTGIATHPVILNLMKQIGQAERRVLAVDEWLRVCGCEDVYALGDCATTIQRKVMEDISAIFKMADKDNSGILTLKEIQDVLKEIYLRYPQVELYMKTKHMTDVVDLVKEAKGEAAKVSAELSIEEFKKALANVDSQVKTLPATAQVAAQQGYYLAQCFNKMKETEDRPEGPIRIRESGRHRFKPFRYKHFAQFAPLGGEQTAAQLPGDWISIGHSTQWLWYSVYASKQVSWRSRMLVIMDWLKRFVYGRDSSCI from the exons ATGCCACTATCGGCCTTCCTCTTCCAGCGAGCCCTCCAAGCTTCACAACGTATCCCCAACCATTCCCATCTCTTGTTCCTCTTCGCAGTCAG CAGTGGAGGATTTGTGACATATGCCGATGCAAAATCAGAAAACGACCACAAATTACCTCAAGCGTCCACCAAGAAGAAAATAGTAGTGCTTGGAACTGGTTGGGCTGGCACTAGTTTCTTGAAGAACCTAAATACTTACTTGTATGATGTACAAGTGGTGTCACCTCGAAACTATTTTACGTTTACTCCTTTGTTACCCAGTGTCACTTGTGGAATGGTTGAGGCGCGCAGCATTGTTGAACCTATCCGCAGAATCATTTGTAAG aaaaagggaaaagttaCATTTTGGGATGCTGAATGTTTGAAGATTGATCCCtttaataagaaaatttattGTAATCCTTGCGCTGGAAGTAATGTGGAAGGTGGCGGTGAATTTATAGTAGATTATGACTACTTGGTGATTGCAGTTGGTGCCAGGGTGAACACATTCAACATTCCTGGTGTCCTGGAGCATTGCCATTTTCTTAag GAAATAGAGGATGCTAGGGACATTCGCAAGAATGTGATGCATTGTTTTGAAAGGGCCAGCCTCCCTAATCTTAATGATGAAGAGAGGCAGAAGGATCTTCACTTTGTTGTTATTGGAGGTGGTCCAACAGGGGTTGAATTTGCTGCACAGTTGCATGATTTTATCACTGAAGATTTGGCTGGATTATATCCACAAGTGAAACACCTAGTGAAGATATCACTTGTTGAAGCTGGGGAACATATCCTTACCAT GTTTGATAAGAGAATTACTGAATTTGCTGAGAAGAAGTTCCGAAGAGATGGCATTGAAGTGAAGACGGGATTTCAGGTTGTGAATGTGTCTGATAAGACCATAACAATGACCAGCAAATCATCTGGAGAAGCTTCTGTACCATACGGAATGGCCGTCTGGTCCACTGGAATAGCAACTCATCCTGTCATACTGAACTTGATGAAACAAATTGGTCAA GCAGAGAGACGTGTACTAGCAGTTGATGAATGGCTTAGAGTTTGTGGATGTGAAGATGTGTATGCACTTGGTGACTGTGCCACAACAATTCAGAGAAAAGTGATG GAAGATATATCTGCAATATTTAAGATGGCAGATAAAGACAATTCAGGAATTTTAACACTGAAAGAAATTCAAGATGTTTTAAAAGAAATCTACCTGAGATACCCTCAGGTAGAGCTCTACATGAAGACGAAACACATGACCGATGTTGTAGATCTTGTGAAGGAGGCAAAAGGTGAGGCAGCGAAAGTATCAGCTGAGCTAAGCATCGAAGAATTCAAGAAAGCTCTTGCAAATGTGGATTCACAGGTGAAGACACTTCCTGCGACAGCTCAG GTTGCTGCACAACAAGGATATTATCTTGCTCAATGCTTCAACAAGATGAAGGAGACTGAGGATAGACCTGAAGGTCCTATACGTATAAGAGAATCAGGTCGTCATCGATTTAAACCCTTTAG GTATAAGCATTTTGCTCAATTTGCCCCACTGGGTGGAGAGCAAACAGCTGCTCAGCTTCCTGGAGATTGGATTTCTATAGGCCACAGCACCCAGTGGCTTTGGTACTCAGTTTATGCAAG CAAGCAAGTCAGCTGGCGCTCAAGGATGCTGGTGATAATGGACTGGTTGAAGCGATTCGTATATGGGAGGGACTCCAGCTGCATCTAG
- the LOC120260634 gene encoding external alternative NAD(P)H-ubiquinone oxidoreductase B1, mitochondrial-like: protein MSRSGLVFDRLLQAFRGTPTYSQLLIFVAVSSGGLVAYADAKSDDEIKSSQMSTRKRVVVLGTGWAGTSFLKNIDSRVYDVQVVSPRNYFAFTPLLPSVTCGTVDARSIVEPIRKIIKKKDGEITFWDGECLKIDSINKKVHCLPCIATKSDSSREFIVSYDYLVIAVGARVNTFNTPGVVENCHFLKEVEDAQNIRKDVMLCFERANLPDLDEEERRKDVHFVIVGGGPTGVEFAAELHDFITEDLAKLYPKVKDLVRISLIQSGEHILNMFDERIANFAEEKFQRDGIEVKTGFRVVKVSDKDITMKSKSMGEISVPYGMAVWSTGIATRPVILDFMKQIGQSNRRVLATNEWLRVCGCEDVYALGDCATIDQRKVMEDISAIFKVADKDNSGTLTVEEIQDVLEDIYARYPQVELYLKTKHMSDFLDLLKDAKGDAAKASVDINIEQFKEALADVDSQVKTLPATAQVAAQQGHYLAQCFNKIKVCAENPEGPLRMTQSGRHRFKPFRYKHFGQFAPLGGEQAAAELPGDWISIGHGSQWLWYSVYASKQVSWRTRVLVVSDWLKRAIFGRDSSCI, encoded by the exons TAGTGGAGGTCTTGTGGCATATGCTGATGCAAAATCAGATGACGAAATTAAATCTTCTCAAATGTCTACTAGGAAAAGAGTGGTAGTGCTTGGAACAGGTTGGGCTGGTACGagtttcttaaaaaatatagatagtCGTGTGTATGATGTGCAAGTGGTGTCACCTCGTAACTACTTTGCATTTACTCCTCTATTACCGAGTGTCACATGTGGAACAGTAGATGCCCGAAGCATTGTTGAGCCTATCCGCAAAATCATAAAAAAG AAAGATGGTGAAATTACATTTTGGGATGGTGAATGTTTGAAGATTGACTCCATCAACAAAAAAGTTCACTGTCTTCCTTGTATCGCAACTAAGTCAGACAGCAGTCGTGAATTTATAGTTAGTTATGACTACTTGGTGATTGCAGTTGGGGCCAGGGTGAACACATTTAACACACCTGGTGTTGTAGAGAACTGTCATTTTCTGAAG GAAGTAGAGGATGCTCAGAACATTCGTAAGGATGTGATGCTTTGTTTTGAAAGAGCCAACCTACCAGATCTTGATGAggaagaaagaaggaaagatgTTCATTTTGTGATTGTTGGAGGTGGTCCAACAGGGGTTGAATTTGCTGCAGAGTTACATGATTTTATCACTGAAGATTTGGCTAAATTATATCCTAAAGTTAAAGATTTGGTGAGGATATCACTTATTCAATCTGGGGAGCATATACTTAACAT GTTTGATGAGAGAATCGCAAACTTTGCAGAAGAGAAATTTCAAAGAGATGGTATAGAAGTGAAGACAGGTTTTCGGGTTGTGAAGGTGTCGGACAAGGACATCACCATGAAGAGTAAATCTATGGGAGAGATTTCTGTACCGTATGGAATGGCTGTCTGGTCTACTGGAATCGCTACCCGGCCTGTCATACTGGACTTCATGAAACAAATTGGTCAA TCTAATAGGCGTGTGCTAGCTACTAATGAATGGCTTAGAGTTTGTGGATGTGAAGATGTGTATGCACTTGGTGACTGTGCCACAATAGATCAAAGGAAAGTGATG GAAGATATCTCTGCAATCTTTAAGGTAGCAGACAAAGACAATTCAGGAACATTAACTGTAGAGGAAATCCAAGATGTTTTAGAAGACATCTATGCAAGGTATCCGCAAGTAGAACTATATTTGAAGACGAAGCATATGAGTGATTTTCTAGATCTCTTGAAAGACGCGAAAGGTGATGCTGCAAAAGCATCAGTGGATATAAACATTGAACAGTTCAAGGAAGCTCTTGCCGATGTTGATTCACAAGTGAAGACTCTCCCTGCGACAGCTCAG GTTGCTGCACAACAAGGACATTATCTTGCTCAATGCTTCAACAAGATTAAGGTCTGTGCTGAGAATCCAGAAGGTCCTCTTCGTATGACTCAATCGGGTCGCCATCGATTTAAACCCTTCCG GTACAAGCATTTTGGGCAATTCGCTCCACTGGGTGGAGAGCAAGCGGCCGCGGAGCTTCCTGGAGATTGGATTTCTATAGGCCATGGTTCGCAGTGGCTTTGGTACTCTGTTTATGCAAG CAAACAAGTCAGCTGGCGCACAAGGGTCCTTGTGGTATCAGACTGGTTGAAGCGTGCCATATTTGGCAGGGACTCAAGCTGCATCTAG